From the Gallaecimonas mangrovi genome, one window contains:
- a CDS encoding BolA family protein: protein MTNQEIEQLLRDSLSLDEVIVKSDDGSHFNIIAVGACFEGLRSVKCQQLVYGPLMEAIASNAMHAVSIKTYTPADWARDKKLLMLGQ, encoded by the coding sequence ATGACCAATCAAGAAATTGAACAACTACTGCGCGACAGCCTCTCACTTGACGAAGTGATCGTTAAAAGTGACGACGGCAGCCACTTTAATATCATTGCCGTAGGCGCCTGCTTTGAGGGCCTGCGGTCAGTGAAATGCCAACAGCTGGTCTATGGGCCGTTGATGGAGGCAATTGCCTCTAACGCCATGCATGCTGTTTCCATCAAAACCTACACTCCCGCCGATTGGGCACGCGATAAAAAGCTGCTCATGCTAGGACAGTAA
- a CDS encoding STAS domain-containing protein, translating to MSLDIQWQKPVLSLAGTLDRNTTPTLWQRRGSWSGLETVSVSGLDKVDTAGLAVLLALCERYPGTKVVGASERLKKLAQLGDLDAILPIEQA from the coding sequence ATGAGCCTTGATATCCAATGGCAAAAGCCGGTTCTAAGTCTGGCTGGCACCTTGGACCGCAACACTACCCCGACGCTCTGGCAGCGCCGGGGTAGCTGGTCTGGGCTGGAGACGGTTTCTGTCTCTGGCTTGGATAAAGTGGATACAGCAGGCCTGGCAGTTTTGCTGGCGCTATGTGAACGTTATCCCGGTACCAAAGTGGTTGGGGCTTCTGAACGACTCAAAAAGCTGGCACAATTGGGCGATCTGGATGCCATTCTGCCCATTGAGCAAGCATGA
- a CDS encoding MlaC/ttg2D family ABC transporter substrate-binding protein: MFKQVVAAAVMVMGLSSLAHAADEQAVNRKDPYVMVEKAAQLAFDDLKAQQPQIQKNPNILKDIVRKDLLPYVDYRYASYKVIGRNLPKTTADQRNRFVEAFKNYLVTTYAQAFTQYKDQKVAFERDSLDDNGRPQRIASVKARIIQPGGQDISIIFKARLNSKTGEWGVYDMVAEGISLLSSKQAELEGLIRQKGIDSVIETLKEKANESITNKSADGSK; this comes from the coding sequence ATGTTTAAACAAGTCGTAGCTGCTGCGGTAATGGTAATGGGCCTGAGCTCATTGGCCCATGCTGCCGATGAGCAGGCAGTGAACCGCAAAGATCCTTATGTCATGGTGGAAAAAGCCGCGCAATTGGCCTTTGACGACCTCAAGGCCCAGCAGCCGCAAATCCAGAAAAACCCGAATATTTTGAAAGACATCGTGCGCAAAGATTTGCTGCCCTATGTCGATTACCGTTACGCCTCTTACAAAGTGATTGGCCGTAACTTGCCAAAAACCACCGCTGACCAGCGTAACCGCTTTGTTGAAGCCTTTAAAAACTACCTGGTGACCACTTACGCCCAGGCCTTTACCCAGTACAAAGACCAAAAAGTGGCTTTTGAACGTGACAGCCTGGATGACAATGGCCGCCCGCAGCGCATTGCTTCGGTGAAAGCCCGTATCATTCAGCCCGGTGGCCAAGATATCAGCATCATCTTCAAGGCGCGCCTGAACAGCAAAACCGGTGAGTGGGGTGTTTACGACATGGTGGCAGAAGGCATTAGCTTGCTGTCATCCAAACAGGCTGAGCTTGAAGGCCTTATCCGTCAAAAAGGCATCGACAGTGTTATCGAAACACTGAAAGAAAAAGCCAACGAAAGCATTACCAACAAATCGGCTGACGGAAGCAAATAA
- the mlaD gene encoding outer membrane lipid asymmetry maintenance protein MlaD: protein MQNSRKIELLVGFFILIGIAAMLVLALKVANGGLAGDGKTYTLFAKFDNVGGLKVRSPVKVGGVVVGRVESIKLDHSDFTAVVKMDIDAEYQNKFPETSSASILTSGLLGEQYIGLHPGFKDDSVSMLKDGDYIEDTKSALVLEELIGQFLFGKSHDE from the coding sequence ATGCAAAACAGTCGCAAAATTGAATTGTTGGTAGGCTTTTTCATTCTGATTGGAATTGCTGCCATGTTGGTGCTGGCGCTGAAAGTTGCCAATGGCGGCTTGGCCGGTGACGGAAAAACCTACACCCTTTTCGCAAAATTCGACAACGTCGGCGGCCTTAAAGTGCGCTCACCGGTGAAGGTGGGTGGCGTTGTGGTTGGCCGGGTGGAAAGCATTAAGCTAGACCACTCTGACTTTACCGCCGTTGTCAAAATGGACATTGATGCTGAGTACCAGAACAAATTTCCGGAAACCAGCTCGGCGTCTATCCTCACCTCCGGTCTTTTAGGCGAACAATACATTGGCCTTCATCCTGGCTTTAAGGATGATAGTGTATCGATGCTAAAAGACGGTGATTACATTGAAGACACCAAGTCTGCCTTGGTGCTTGAAGAATTGATTGGCCAATTCCTGTTTGGCAAATCACATGATGAGTAA
- the mlaE gene encoding lipid asymmetry maintenance ABC transporter permease subunit MlaE, with product MFDAIANLGRTGLAFTSGMGRALLMILSAVSCWPRLRSLRLLVKQLYVVGVQSLLIILVSGLFIGMVLGLQGYTILQNYGAEASLGPMVALSILRELGPVVTGLLFAGRAGSALTAEIGLMKATEQLSSMEMMAVDPLKRVIAPRFWAGVIAMPLLSAIFCLIGIWGGKIVGVNWLGLDNGTYWSVMHSSVDFIDDILNGFIKSLVFALVATWIAVFNGYNAMPNSEGISKATTQTVVHSSLAILGLDFILTALMFGN from the coding sequence ATGTTTGATGCTATTGCCAACCTGGGGCGAACCGGGCTGGCCTTTACCTCGGGCATGGGCCGAGCACTGCTGATGATACTGTCAGCGGTCTCTTGCTGGCCGAGGCTGCGCAGCTTGCGTTTGCTGGTCAAACAGCTTTATGTCGTGGGTGTGCAATCGCTGTTGATTATCCTGGTTTCCGGCCTTTTTATCGGCATGGTGCTGGGGTTGCAGGGATACACCATTTTACAAAACTACGGTGCCGAAGCGTCTCTTGGGCCAATGGTTGCGCTGAGTATTCTGCGTGAGCTGGGGCCGGTGGTGACGGGGCTGCTGTTTGCGGGGCGTGCCGGCTCGGCGCTGACCGCCGAAATTGGTTTGATGAAAGCCACCGAACAGCTATCGAGCATGGAAATGATGGCCGTCGATCCCCTTAAGCGGGTTATAGCACCACGTTTTTGGGCCGGTGTGATTGCCATGCCACTGCTCTCTGCCATTTTCTGCCTGATTGGTATTTGGGGCGGAAAAATCGTCGGGGTTAACTGGCTGGGGCTGGATAACGGCACCTATTGGTCAGTGATGCATTCCTCTGTGGATTTCATTGATGACATCCTCAACGGCTTTATCAAAAGCTTGGTGTTTGCCCTGGTAGCCACTTGGATCGCAGTATTTAACGGTTATAACGCCATGCCGAATTCAGAAGGGATCAGCAAGGCGACAACCCAGACAGTGGTGCATTCATCACTGGCGATACTGGGCCTTGACTTCATTCTGACAGCACTGATGTTTGGAAACTAA
- the mlaF gene encoding phospholipid ABC transporter ATP-binding protein MlaF: MSVERPLVDIKNMTFRRGDRIIYDDISLTIPVGKVTAIMGPSGIGKTTLLRLIGGQLRPDSGQILFDGEDIPLLSRKQLFQTRKRMSMLFQSGAMFTDMTVFDNVAFPLREHTNLPEALIRKVVLMKLEAVGLRGAHGLMPSELSGGMARRAALARAIALDPDMIMYDEPFAGQDPISMGVIVNLIRRLNDALGLTSVVVSHDVEEVLSIADYVYVVADKKVIGHGTPAELKENPSDQLKQFLNGEPDGPVRFHYPAPDYRQDLKGEAVDV, encoded by the coding sequence ATGAGTGTTGAACGCCCGTTAGTGGATATCAAAAACATGACCTTTCGTCGAGGTGATCGGATCATCTATGACGATATCAGTTTGACTATCCCGGTAGGCAAAGTCACTGCCATTATGGGGCCCAGTGGTATCGGTAAAACCACACTGCTGCGCTTGATTGGTGGTCAGTTAAGGCCCGACAGCGGCCAAATTCTTTTTGACGGCGAAGATATTCCTTTGTTGTCACGAAAGCAGTTATTTCAAACCCGTAAACGGATGAGCATGCTGTTTCAAAGCGGCGCGATGTTCACCGACATGACGGTGTTCGATAACGTTGCATTTCCGCTGCGTGAACATACCAACTTGCCTGAAGCCCTTATCCGCAAAGTGGTGTTGATGAAGCTTGAGGCCGTCGGTTTGCGCGGTGCCCATGGTTTGATGCCAAGCGAATTGTCTGGGGGCATGGCCCGGCGCGCAGCGCTGGCAAGGGCCATTGCGCTTGACCCCGACATGATCATGTATGACGAACCCTTTGCTGGCCAAGACCCTATTTCCATGGGGGTTATCGTCAACTTGATTCGCCGTTTAAACGATGCCCTGGGGCTAACGTCGGTGGTGGTTTCTCACGACGTCGAAGAAGTGCTTTCTATTGCCGATTACGTCTATGTTGTTGCTGACAAAAAGGTCATAGGCCACGGCACCCCTGCAGAACTGAAAGAAAATCCGTCTGACCAGCTTAAGCAATTCCTCAATGGCGAACCTGACGGTCCTGTGCGTTTCCATTATCCTGCGCCTGATTATCGCCAGGACCTAAAAGGAGAGGCCGTCGATGTTTGA
- a CDS encoding KpsF/GutQ family sugar-phosphate isomerase: MKRDFSRFGHDVLEVEKQAIEGLHQFLGDDFDQACQTLFDCKGKVIVTGMGKSGHIGRKIAATLASTGTPAFFVHPGEASHGDLGMITNKDVVLAISNSGETQEVTTLFPVLKRMGVKLIAMTGKPGSTMANHADTHLCVAVEKEACPLNLAPTASTTATLVMGDALAVALLKARGFTADDFALSHPGGSLGKRLLLRIEDVMHSGDEVPVVAQNILLKDALLEMTHKGLGMTAVVDEQGKLVGLFTDGDLRRVLDAGKDVRTAVISDVMTKGGITVEPDLLAAEALHLMEERKINGLFVVDANHCPVGAFNTQDLMRAGVL; encoded by the coding sequence GTGAAACGCGATTTTTCCCGGTTTGGCCACGATGTCCTCGAAGTCGAAAAACAGGCCATTGAAGGGCTTCATCAGTTCCTGGGTGATGATTTTGACCAGGCTTGCCAAACATTGTTCGATTGTAAGGGCAAGGTAATAGTGACAGGAATGGGGAAATCCGGTCACATTGGTCGAAAAATAGCCGCCACCCTTGCCTCAACCGGTACACCAGCCTTTTTTGTACATCCTGGTGAAGCGTCCCATGGCGACCTTGGCATGATCACCAATAAAGATGTGGTGCTGGCAATTTCCAATTCCGGTGAAACCCAAGAGGTCACCACCCTGTTCCCGGTATTAAAGCGCATGGGTGTCAAACTTATTGCGATGACCGGCAAACCGGGTTCTACCATGGCCAACCACGCAGACACCCATCTTTGTGTCGCCGTTGAAAAAGAAGCCTGCCCACTGAATTTAGCCCCTACCGCCTCTACCACCGCCACCTTGGTTATGGGCGATGCTTTAGCGGTCGCGCTATTAAAGGCCCGTGGCTTTACCGCCGATGACTTTGCCCTGTCTCACCCTGGCGGTAGTCTCGGTAAAAGACTGCTGCTACGCATTGAAGACGTTATGCACAGTGGCGACGAGGTGCCGGTTGTTGCTCAAAACATTCTGCTTAAAGACGCCCTGCTGGAAATGACCCACAAAGGGCTTGGCATGACTGCAGTGGTAGACGAGCAAGGCAAGCTGGTTGGCCTGTTCACCGATGGTGACTTACGCCGGGTGCTCGATGCCGGAAAAGACGTACGTACCGCCGTTATCAGTGATGTAATGACCAAAGGCGGTATCACGGTTGAACCAGACCTTTTAGCCGCCGAAGCGCTGCATCTGATGGAAGAGCGTAAAATTAATGGCCTCTTTGTTGTGGATGCCAACCACTGCCCGGTGGGGGCGTTTAACACACAAGATCTGATGCGCGCAGGAGTTCTATGA
- the kdsC gene encoding 3-deoxy-manno-octulosonate-8-phosphatase KdsC: MENSLYGQIDSATWQQLSQVKLLICDVDGVFSDGRIYLGNNGEELKAFHTRDGFGVKALLQAGIDVAVITGRNSRIVENRFNALGVPHIYQGQENKRLAFDALLGKLGLNPENVAYIGDDIPDLALIEHVGLGVAVADAHPLVTQAARYTTCLPGGYGAVRELCDLILQSQGKNLRPQGASL; this comes from the coding sequence ATGGAAAATTCCCTCTACGGCCAAATTGACAGTGCCACTTGGCAGCAACTGAGTCAGGTAAAGCTCCTCATCTGCGACGTAGATGGCGTGTTCTCCGATGGTCGTATTTATCTGGGTAACAACGGTGAAGAACTCAAAGCCTTTCACACCCGCGATGGCTTTGGCGTCAAGGCGCTATTGCAGGCGGGCATTGACGTGGCGGTGATCACCGGCCGCAATAGCCGCATCGTTGAAAATCGCTTTAATGCCCTGGGTGTGCCACATATTTATCAAGGCCAGGAAAACAAACGGCTCGCTTTTGATGCGCTGTTAGGTAAGCTTGGCCTTAACCCTGAAAACGTGGCCTATATAGGTGACGACATTCCTGACTTAGCCTTAATTGAACATGTTGGCTTAGGTGTGGCAGTAGCCGATGCCCACCCCTTGGTTACCCAGGCCGCCCGCTACACCACCTGCCTACCAGGGGGCTACGGCGCGGTGCGAGAACTGTGTGACCTTATCCTGCAAAGCCAAGGCAAAAACCTTAGGCCGCAAGGAGCCAGCCTGTGA
- the lptC gene encoding LPS export ABC transporter periplasmic protein LptC, whose protein sequence is MSRAVIFVLLLFAAASALMLWPSAKDDQDAAQQALLVEQPDGIADNLQVRQFDENGKLSMQVNAKSMTHYNLRQETWLVAPRFITYNNEQHSPWRITAEKAKVTGQRLVDLQNNVIIQSLIDDGPIKQINTDALELNLVKKTMNTDDPVVIVGPGYTTKGVGLNAKLDEQQVRLKSQVSTEYEQLKDTQ, encoded by the coding sequence GTGAGCCGTGCCGTTATTTTTGTGCTGCTGCTCTTTGCCGCGGCTTCGGCATTAATGTTGTGGCCGTCAGCAAAAGACGACCAGGATGCCGCCCAGCAAGCACTGCTTGTCGAACAGCCCGATGGCATCGCCGACAATTTGCAAGTGCGTCAGTTTGATGAAAACGGCAAATTGAGCATGCAGGTCAATGCCAAATCCATGACCCATTACAACCTGCGCCAAGAGACTTGGTTAGTAGCACCACGTTTCATCACCTACAACAACGAGCAACACAGCCCTTGGCGCATCACTGCCGAAAAAGCAAAAGTCACGGGTCAGCGGCTGGTGGACCTGCAAAACAATGTTATTATCCAGAGTCTTATCGACGATGGGCCGATAAAACAGATTAATACCGACGCACTTGAGCTCAATCTGGTGAAAAAAACCATGAATACCGATGACCCTGTTGTTATCGTCGGGCCGGGTTATACCACCAAGGGTGTAGGGCTCAACGCCAAACTCGACGAACAACAGGTTCGCCTAAAAAGTCAGGTCAGTACCGAATATGAACAGCTTAAAGATACTCAGTAA
- the lptA gene encoding lipopolysaccharide transport periplasmic protein LptA: MNSLKILSNALLLLCLPFVATAADGDFDKKISVTASRNYADGIKKILVYERDVQISQGTLSLSADRVEINASQNERVFTATGHPVQLRQKLNDGTWIKAQANEIKYFENKRLVIMKGDAQIEQNGSIAKGDTIQYDLQAQRLMATAKDSNGRVTTIFEPSKIKDEAKKPTDSQPTPSEGKKDKGGN; the protein is encoded by the coding sequence ATGAACAGCTTAAAGATACTCAGTAATGCCTTGCTGCTTCTGTGCCTGCCATTCGTGGCGACGGCCGCAGATGGCGATTTCGACAAGAAAATTTCGGTCACTGCCAGTAGAAACTACGCCGACGGCATAAAGAAAATCCTGGTCTACGAAAGGGATGTGCAAATATCCCAGGGCACCTTGTCACTTTCTGCTGACCGCGTAGAAATTAATGCCTCTCAAAATGAACGGGTTTTTACCGCCACCGGCCACCCTGTTCAGCTTAGGCAAAAACTGAACGATGGCACCTGGATAAAAGCGCAAGCAAACGAAATAAAATATTTTGAAAACAAACGTTTGGTGATAATGAAGGGCGATGCTCAGATTGAGCAAAATGGCAGTATCGCCAAAGGCGACACCATTCAGTATGACCTTCAAGCGCAACGTCTGATGGCAACCGCTAAAGACAGCAACGGCCGTGTCACCACCATTTTTGAGCCCAGCAAAATCAAAGATGAGGCCAAAAAGCCGACAGACAGTCAGCCGACCCCCAGTGAAGGTAAAAAAGACAAAGGGGGTAACTGA
- the lptB gene encoding LPS export ABC transporter ATP-binding protein, whose product MAVLQAQHLAKSYKRRQVVKDVSLTVNTGQIVGLLGPNGAGKTTTFYMVVGLVLADKGRVVIDERDLSLEPMHVRARAGIGYLPQEASIFRKLSVRDNIMAVLERRKELNRDGREDALESLLDEFHIGHLRDSLGASLSGGERRRVEIARALAADPAFILLDEPFAGVDPISVIDIKKIIEHLRDRGLGVLITDHNVRETLSVCEHAYIVSHGELIASGTPKAILANKQVRDVYLGEQFQL is encoded by the coding sequence ATGGCTGTACTGCAAGCGCAGCATCTTGCCAAAAGTTATAAGCGCCGCCAGGTCGTTAAAGACGTTAGCCTGACGGTCAATACCGGCCAAATTGTCGGCCTTTTGGGTCCCAACGGGGCTGGCAAAACCACCACCTTTTACATGGTGGTCGGGCTGGTTCTGGCCGATAAAGGCCGCGTTGTTATTGACGAGCGCGACTTATCACTAGAACCCATGCACGTCAGGGCCCGCGCCGGCATCGGCTATTTGCCGCAGGAAGCCAGTATTTTTCGCAAGCTCAGCGTGCGCGATAACATTATGGCGGTGCTAGAGCGGCGAAAAGAGTTAAACCGCGACGGCCGTGAAGACGCTTTAGAGTCGTTGCTTGATGAATTTCATATTGGCCATCTACGCGACAGCCTCGGTGCAAGCTTGTCTGGTGGTGAACGCCGCCGGGTGGAAATAGCCCGCGCCTTGGCCGCCGACCCGGCCTTTATTCTGCTCGACGAACCCTTTGCCGGTGTTGACCCAATTTCGGTTATCGACATCAAGAAAATCATCGAACACCTGCGTGACAGGGGCCTTGGGGTATTGATCACTGACCATAATGTGCGGGAAACGCTCTCGGTTTGTGAACACGCCTATATTGTTAGCCATGGCGAGCTTATCGCCAGCGGCACACCAAAGGCTATCCTGGCCAACAAGCAGGTACGGGACGTCTATCTGGGCGAACAGTTCCAACTTTAG
- a CDS encoding RNA polymerase factor sigma-54 — protein MKPSLQLRIGQQLTMTPQLQQAIRLLQLSSLELQQEIQAALDANPLLEEGQEDDFDEPQSQGNSDDGDNDSDTATADSSDDYDDAAAEPDTSDVMEERKLDEDLPVDASWDEVYSASTSSGPAVSSDDDSLYQGETVEDIQQHLLWQMRLTPFSETDQAVALAIIDAIDPDGYLRQSCEEILEGLAIEDLELDEVQAVLKRIQHFDPVGVAARSLQECLLIQLAQFTPDTPWLSEARMLIQEHIDLLGNRDYRTLMRVTKLKEDELREALRVIQGLNPRPGSVVSSEEPQYVIPDLSVTKRSGRWVVELNPDAMPKVRINQQYAAMSRHARNPSDGQFIRSHLQEAKWFLKSLESRNETLLKVARCIVQFQQGFFEYGEEYMKPMVLNDIAEAVDMHESTISRVTTQKYLHTPRGIFELKYFFSSHVATDDGGECSSTAIRAFIKKLVAEENTAKPLSDSKMVELLAEQGIQVARRTIAKYREALNIPPSNQRKSLL, from the coding sequence ATGAAGCCGAGCCTGCAATTACGCATTGGACAGCAACTGACCATGACGCCTCAGTTGCAGCAAGCTATTCGCTTGCTGCAACTGTCGTCGTTGGAACTGCAGCAAGAAATTCAGGCCGCACTGGATGCCAACCCCTTGCTCGAAGAAGGGCAAGAGGACGATTTTGACGAGCCGCAGTCCCAAGGCAACAGTGACGACGGTGACAATGATAGCGACACGGCGACGGCCGATAGCAGCGATGATTACGACGATGCTGCCGCCGAACCCGATACCTCTGATGTCATGGAAGAGCGCAAACTGGACGAAGATCTGCCGGTCGATGCCAGTTGGGACGAAGTATATTCCGCCAGTACCAGCAGCGGCCCGGCCGTTAGCAGCGACGACGACAGCCTTTATCAAGGGGAAACCGTCGAAGACATTCAGCAGCACTTGTTATGGCAAATGCGCCTCACCCCCTTTAGCGAAACCGACCAAGCCGTGGCATTGGCCATTATTGATGCCATTGACCCTGACGGTTACCTGCGGCAAAGCTGCGAAGAAATTCTCGAAGGCTTGGCTATTGAGGATTTAGAACTGGATGAAGTGCAGGCGGTATTGAAGCGTATTCAGCACTTTGACCCGGTTGGCGTGGCTGCCCGCAGCCTGCAAGAGTGTTTACTGATACAGCTCGCCCAGTTTACCCCCGATACACCTTGGCTTAGTGAAGCGCGAATGCTGATCCAAGAGCACATCGACCTTTTGGGCAACCGTGACTACCGCACGCTGATGCGGGTCACTAAGCTAAAGGAAGACGAGCTTCGAGAAGCACTCAGAGTGATCCAGGGGTTGAACCCTAGGCCCGGGTCTGTGGTCTCAAGTGAAGAGCCACAATATGTTATTCCCGATTTATCGGTAACCAAACGCAGTGGCCGCTGGGTGGTGGAGCTTAATCCCGATGCGATGCCGAAGGTGCGCATTAACCAGCAATACGCTGCCATGAGCCGCCACGCCCGTAACCCGTCTGATGGGCAATTTATTCGCTCCCACCTGCAAGAAGCCAAATGGTTCTTAAAGAGTTTGGAGTCTAGAAACGAGACTTTGTTGAAAGTGGCCCGCTGCATAGTACAGTTTCAACAAGGGTTCTTTGAATATGGCGAAGAGTACATGAAACCAATGGTACTCAACGACATCGCTGAAGCGGTGGATATGCACGAATCCACCATATCCCGGGTAACTACCCAGAAGTACTTGCATACGCCAAGAGGGATTTTTGAGCTCAAGTATTTCTTCTCCAGCCACGTTGCTACAGACGATGGTGGAGAATGTTCTTCCACGGCTATCCGCGCTTTTATCAAGAAGCTGGTCGCTGAGGAAAACACTGCAAAACCATTGAGCGACAGCAAAATGGTGGAGCTGTTGGCCGAGCAGGGCATACAGGTTGCAAGGCGCACTATCGCCAAATATCGCGAAGCGCTGAACATACCGCCCTCGAATCAACGAAAAAGCCTGTTATAA
- the hpf gene encoding ribosome hibernation promoting factor, which yields MQINLTGHHIEITEPLRSYVSEKFAKLERHFEHISNVHVVLNVEKIRQTAEAKLHISGGELHASCEQDNMYAAIDGLIDKLDRQIIKHKEKLNQH from the coding sequence ATGCAAATCAATCTTACTGGCCACCATATTGAGATAACAGAGCCACTACGCAGTTACGTATCAGAGAAGTTTGCCAAGTTAGAAAGGCATTTTGAGCACATTAGTAACGTGCATGTTGTGCTCAATGTTGAGAAGATCCGGCAAACCGCTGAGGCAAAATTACATATCAGTGGCGGCGAATTACACGCATCCTGTGAGCAGGACAACATGTATGCTGCCATTGATGGCTTGATCGACAAGCTCGATCGGCAGATCATTAAGCACAAAGAAAAACTCAACCAACACTAA
- the ptsN gene encoding PTS IIA-like nitrogen regulatory protein PtsN: protein MDLNNLLRPDAVVTLAPGLSKKKVLEMIGEIAARQCPQINAHAAFDAMLARERLGSTGIGNGIALPHGRMQDTDRVVAVVARLSQPIDFDAIDNQPVDLLFALLVPSDQCQAHLSTLAAIAKRLSDKDTLKKLRGASDDSEVYQILIENAA from the coding sequence ATGGATCTGAATAATTTGCTACGCCCGGACGCCGTGGTCACACTGGCTCCGGGCTTATCTAAAAAGAAGGTACTGGAGATGATCGGCGAAATCGCCGCTCGCCAGTGTCCCCAGATCAACGCCCACGCGGCCTTTGACGCCATGTTGGCACGGGAAAGGCTGGGCTCAACCGGTATTGGTAATGGTATTGCCCTGCCCCACGGCCGCATGCAAGACACCGACAGGGTGGTAGCGGTAGTGGCGCGGCTTAGCCAACCCATCGACTTTGATGCCATCGACAACCAGCCGGTCGACCTTTTGTTTGCGCTGCTGGTGCCGAGCGACCAATGCCAAGCTCACCTGTCGACTTTAGCGGCCATTGCCAAGCGCTTGTCTGATAAAGACACGCTGAAGAAATTACGTGGCGCCAGTGACGACAGCGAGGTTTACCAAATTCTGATTGAAAACGCCGCATGA
- the rapZ gene encoding RNase adapter RapZ translates to MNLVIVSGTSGAGKSVALKVLEDLGYYCVDNLPLNLLPALLETLRSDVQKVAVSVDIRNLPEDKGDDAPAELEQLASGIHRTLLYLDADQSILLRRFSETRRLHPLSRHQNRSLEDALELERKRLTPLADMADLRIDTSEMSIHQLSDMVRERILGKKEGPLMLVFESFGFKHGLPKDADYVFDVRFLPNPHWIPELKPLTGLDQPVKDFFASEPDVARLIMQIDNLLESWLPQLERNNRAYVTVAVGCTGGQHRSVFITEQLAERFAGRGRDVQRKHRDMKGA, encoded by the coding sequence ATGAACTTAGTCATTGTCAGTGGCACCTCAGGTGCAGGCAAATCGGTTGCGCTAAAGGTCCTTGAAGACCTCGGTTATTACTGCGTTGATAACCTGCCACTGAACCTGCTGCCGGCCCTGTTAGAGACACTGCGCAGTGACGTACAAAAGGTGGCAGTGAGCGTCGATATCCGTAACCTGCCAGAGGATAAAGGCGACGATGCTCCGGCAGAACTTGAACAGCTAGCCAGTGGTATCCACCGCACCCTGCTGTATCTGGATGCCGACCAAAGCATCCTTTTACGCCGCTTTTCAGAAACCCGCCGCTTGCATCCCCTTTCCCGGCACCAAAACCGCAGCCTTGAAGACGCTTTAGAGTTAGAAAGAAAACGCCTCACCCCGTTAGCCGATATGGCTGACTTGCGTATCGATACCTCAGAGATGTCGATTCATCAGCTGTCAGACATGGTGCGCGAGCGAATTTTAGGTAAGAAGGAAGGGCCGTTAATGCTGGTGTTTGAATCCTTTGGTTTCAAACATGGCCTGCCCAAAGATGCCGACTACGTTTTCGATGTGCGTTTTCTGCCCAACCCCCACTGGATCCCCGAGCTAAAACCCCTAACCGGGCTCGACCAGCCAGTAAAAGATTTTTTTGCCAGCGAGCCGGATGTAGCAAGGCTTATCATGCAAATCGATAACCTCCTGGAAAGTTGGCTGCCACAACTGGAGCGCAATAACCGGGCTTATGTCACCGTCGCGGTAGGTTGTACCGGTGGTCAGCATCGCTCGGTATTTATCACCGAGCAACTGGCGGAGCGCTTTGCCGGTCGTGGCCGTGATGTGCAGCGTAAGCACCGGGATATGAAAGGCGCATGA
- a CDS encoding HPr family phosphocarrier protein, with product MSNRLSRTLILKNKLGLHARAATQLVKLSQQFDASILLEAKGREASADSVLGLLLLEGHQGQPVTLHCEGPDAEAALNAASALIDAGFDEEQ from the coding sequence ATGAGTAACCGCCTAAGCCGCACCCTTATCCTCAAAAACAAGCTGGGGCTTCATGCCCGCGCCGCTACCCAACTGGTTAAACTCAGTCAGCAATTTGATGCCAGCATCCTGCTGGAAGCCAAAGGCCGCGAGGCCAGTGCTGACTCGGTACTGGGCCTACTGCTGCTTGAAGGCCACCAAGGCCAACCGGTAACACTGCACTGTGAAGGCCCAGACGCCGAAGCCGCCCTTAATGCCGCCAGCGCCTTAATTGACGCCGGTTTCGACGAAGAGCAATAA